A window of Procambarus clarkii isolate CNS0578487 chromosome 93, FALCON_Pclarkii_2.0, whole genome shotgun sequence genomic DNA:
tatttattattcactttcaggaggcctggtcgacgaccgggccgcggggacactaagccccggaagcacctcaaggtaggtagcctccatacccatcccttgtACTATAATCTAAGTACAAGGGTTATAGATTACCCATATTCTTGTACTATAATGCAAGAACAAGGGTTATAGAGGCATATAATGGGTAAAGGAACTACACGCCAATAGTTCGTTAAGTAAGTAACAGTTTTGTGAAACTAGTTACaccattttctttttcttttacacAAGTACATGTACATATATCAATAATCTTTCCATATAACAAGTAATTCAAGCTGCGGCCTACAACAGGCGCTATACAGGCAGCTATACAGGCAGCTATACAGGCAGCTATGCAGGCAGCTATACAGGCAGCTATGCAGGCAGCTATACAGGCAGCTATACAGGCAGCTATGCAGGCAGCTATGCAGGCAGCAATACAGGCAGCTATACAGGCAGCTATACAGGCAGCTATGCAGGCAGCTATGCAGGCAGCTATACAGGCAGCTGTGCAGGCAGCTATACAGGCAGCTATGCAGGCAGCTATACAGGCAGCTATACAGGCAGCTATGCAGGCAGCTATGCAGGCAGCTATACAGGCAGCTATACAGGCAGCTATACAGGCAGCTATGCAGGCAGCTATACAGGCAGCTATACAGGCAGCTATACAGGCAGCAATACAGGCAGCTATACAGGCAGCTATACAGGCAGCTATACAGGCAGCTATGCAGGCAGCTATACAGGCAGCTATACAGGCAGCTATACAGGCAGCTATACAGGCAGCTATACAGGCAGCTATACAGGCAGCTTACATTTTCAGTTTACATTTGTGTGGTTTGAGTTATGGTTAAGACTAAAGGAACTAGATCTGCTGTCACCAGAAGACGGATGGGCTacaggagacatgattaccaaatACAAAATTCTCTAGCGTATTAAATAGGGCAAACAAAGTCAGACTATTGAGAGTATTATGGTGAAAACGATGTCGCAAATATACCATACACACATTAAAAATAGTTTTGTCTGTAAAGtacaaatggaatgaactaagaaATGAGGCGCTGGTGGCAGACAACTAACGGAGATAACGGAGATCTTAACACAAGTTTAACGATAGATAACTAACAGCTTTTAACGGAGATATGAAAAGATCCCAATTGTCACCTGTGTGTCTACACACTAGTTGACTGAAGGATGAAAGGCTGGAACACAGAGCCagcgccctggaaacacaaaccgtaactgtctctattttccgcttgttacaacgtgtaataaaattgttacatcttggcttaacgtgtttatgacgtattagaacgttgttacaacttgctaatattggttgatataactggttaggaagtgttaaaacttgttcgaacgttgtaccaacgtcgtagtttcggtgtgtgtttggaaggAGAAACTCAACACATCGGTACAACGATTAAGTTAAAAGCAAAtacaaatgtacattatacaaattcctccccccccccaccccttcgtTCCCTCCTGAGAGggtcccatcacccccccccaccccttcgtCCCCTCCTGAGAGggtcccatcacccccccccccctccctaaagACCCACTTCGAGTGCCCATCCAAACAAAGAATCTTGGTTATGAGACTTCAAAAATAAACACCATAAGCTTCTTAGGTTTTCCTGCCAGACCGCTCcctccccacccaacacccccccccccccctgcaacccCCAaagctcccccccacccccaccccattccTCCTCACTGAATCCCCCATCAATCCCcactttcccttccccccccccaagttaatccccccctcccccccccccaccaactggatattggaacctgaagctgaatctattccatcccccctcccccccccccctcctccccccccaacacacccgCTGCTGGAAAAGGGAAAAATCGTTTAATAGAAATCCAATATATTCCCACTCGAGGCGATAGATTGAAaaaggccctcccccccccccccccccgaatccCCACGGCCCTGGCTTGCTCAAACTGCCCATTTCTAATCGCAACCTTTTCTTTCAGCGGTGCATTTAATTGATAAACTTTACCCTCTTATCTCTGACGGCCATTATTGGCTTGGGAGGCTGAAGAGGGGAGTGGGCAGAGAGGGGTGTGGGGagcgtgggtgtggggggggaaagGGTTTTTttcgggtggggtgggggagggggcatgaAAAAGGGTGACTGGTAACTATGAGACAGAGTGGATATTATGATGGAAAAGGAACGagaaggtgtgtgtggagggagagaaTATGTGGGGAGcaaagtgggggagaggggggggggggaaaatagCATTAAGAAATGggtgagggaagggaactatcaggagaaagcgccaagccattacaactatacagccctgggaagggatcaggataaggatttgcgatgggacggagggaaggaatagaGCCCAACCACTagcacggtcggggattgaacgccgacctgcatgaagaaaAGTGTCGGGGGAGGAAGAAAGGGGTGAGGAGAAAAAATAGTTTGGGGGGGAGATTATGTGCAAATAATGAGTAAGGTGGAGAAGCGTAAATACATAAAGGAGCGTAAAGTGTTGGATCAACAAGTGGACAGAGGGATGTCTAaggatagggagggggggggggagggacggcGGAGTGTTGCAGTGAGGAGGATGGGGAAGGATAGGAGTCAGTAAGCCACCCAACGCACCAGACATGCAGGCCAAGATATCCCACACAACATATCGACtcgctatcccccccccccccacacacacacacacacgccgccaCGCAAAAACTGCGGCCGAAGATATATGAATATTAACGATGACAATTTTCTCTGGGCTGTGATCCCGCGCTAAGAGTAGCGACTCGCTGACTGTCGCGGCGCCGCGACGCCGCAACAACTTACCGCCTGAATATGCTAAACCTCACGATCTATCTCTTAAAAAATATCCTGGGCTCTACTGCTCTGTAATGAATGGCAGGGGCTAGAGCCGGGGACTTGCCCTCATACCTAATTCTCATGAGTACAGAATTCGGCGAAATCTTCCGCGGTTGAGCACCGAAGAGTTCATTAATTAATGACGATATTAAGCGGGTGATGAGAGGCGCCCCTAGCACTGACATGAAATAATCATCCTGATGCATTTTTTATTGATGCTGAATTATCAACGGGACGAGGTTATTATTGACACGGACGGCCCCCCGGGGGTGAGATAACGGGGCGAGGTTATTACTGACACGGACGGTCCCCGGGGGTCACAGTAGTCAGTGCTCATCCACACCGTCatccataacctttaaacacAAGTGAATACATTAGTGAACAGTTACGAGGTGGCGGTATTACTGGCTGTTTACCCTGTGAGTGACGCCCTGCAGGGGACGTGTAGCTGGTCCGTGGCCAGGGAGGGAGAACGGGTGCTGGTCCGTGGCCAGGGAGGGAGAACGGGTGCTGGTCCGTGGCCAGGGAGGGAGAACGGGTGCTGGTCCGTGGCCAGGGAGGGACAACGGGTGCTGGTCCGTGGCCAGGGAAGGACAACGGGTGCTGGTCCGTGGCCAGGGAGGGAGAACGGGTGCTGGTCCGTGGCCAGGGAGGGAGAACGGTTGCTGGTCCGTGGCCAGGGAGGGACAACGGGTGCTGGTCCGTGGCCAGGGAGAGACAACGAGTGCTGGTCCGTGGCCAAGGAGGGAGAACGGGTGCTGGTCCGTGGCCAGGGAGGGACAACGGGTGCTTTTCCGTGGCCAGGGAGGGACAACGGGTGCTGGTCCGTGGCCAGGGAGGGACAACGAGTGCTGGTCTGTGGCCAAGGAGGGAGAACGGGTGCTGGTCCGAGGCCAGCACGAGGTTAGGAAAGGCCAAAAAAGTTAGGAAAGGCCCAAAAATGTTAAGGGCCCAAAAATGTTAAGTAAGGCCAAAATGTGTTAAGTGAGGCCCAAAAATGTTAAGGCCCAAAAATTTTATGGAAACCCCACATACTGGCTGGTGTCCGCCTTCACAATGGCCAAAGCCTCAGCCTTTGGCTTCTCAAAATCCAGCCTTATAGAAACCAAGAGAATGCATGAAACTGACAACACAAGCAGATGAGATATAGACGCCGCACACACTCCCCCGAACCCTGAGCTGCGGTAACCCACGCCGTTAGCAGCAAGAATTCACTCTGTGGGTCGTGCAGTTTTGTGAGCTGCCTTCGTGAGAACTGCTTTTGAGTGGCCAGTCAACCATTGATTTTGATTGTTGACaccagaggcggctagtttattgtgcaccccatacccatcctgtgagcggtagcgcaaaaagcattacagaagaCACAAAaggtcagacctcatcttagattattacataaacaatttcatctatccttcacacctt
This region includes:
- the LOC138359829 gene encoding A-kinase anchor protein 5-like translates to MQMRSSSSRRSSRRSSRRSSRRSSRRSSRSSSRSSSRRSSRRSSSSSSRRSRISNSRTTTDSSIASTNSAGKQQQTKADKKATGADAATADKSRQKSNRSRCSNSIRRSSWSSSNMCLRPTTGAIQAAIQAAIQAAMQAAIQAAMQAAIQAAIQAAMQAAMQAAIQAAIQAAIQAAMQAAMQAAIQAAVQAAIQAAMQAAIQAAIQAAMQAAMQAAIQAAIQAAIQAAMQAAIQAAIQAAIQAAIQAAIQAAIQAAIQAAMQAAIQAAIQAAIQAAIQAAIQAAIQAAYIFSLHLCGLSYG